One genomic region from Chlamydia poikilotherma encodes:
- a CDS encoding MlaD family protein encodes MSKEDRKSIFFGLFLCVGILGLFSVMLFTPKSRGDGKQEIHVAFTHLSGVSKGMNVCLAGKIIGSVAFVQNIMDRGISGKSGELYCYELVLKIDSGVSLYKDDTFAMYSPKIIGESIINIIPGKIRGESNRLYAQDLVCGHNIDPIEKLIQFVDKADKALGKLEAETVNLYSKISALLDEEKDSSLVKQARLATESICKSANRLADCLDSTRIGRIDELMEDCKDITATVKDYGLLYQYNSQWKKQQRAKDKKKQSLEQQGIALENR; translated from the coding sequence GTGTCTAAAGAAGATCGTAAATCAATATTTTTTGGATTATTTCTTTGTGTGGGGATTTTAGGTTTATTTTCTGTAATGCTATTCACCCCTAAAAGTCGCGGAGATGGCAAGCAAGAAATCCATGTGGCTTTTACTCATCTTAGTGGTGTAAGCAAGGGAATGAATGTTTGTCTTGCGGGAAAGATAATTGGTTCCGTAGCTTTTGTACAAAACATTATGGATAGAGGGATCTCCGGAAAGTCTGGAGAGCTTTATTGTTATGAATTGGTATTAAAAATCGATTCAGGAGTTTCTCTATATAAAGACGATACCTTTGCTATGTATTCTCCCAAAATCATAGGAGAATCTATTATAAATATTATTCCAGGGAAGATCAGGGGAGAATCTAACCGTCTTTATGCTCAGGATTTAGTTTGCGGACATAATATTGATCCTATTGAAAAATTGATACAGTTTGTTGATAAGGCCGATAAAGCTTTAGGCAAATTAGAGGCTGAAACTGTAAATCTCTATTCTAAAATATCAGCTCTACTTGATGAAGAAAAAGATTCTTCATTAGTGAAACAGGCGCGCTTAGCAACAGAATCCATATGTAAAAGTGCTAATAGGTTGGCGGATTGTTTAGATAGCACACGTATTGGACGGATCGATGAATTGATGGAAGATTGTAAGGATATTACCGCGACTGTTAAAGATTATGGATTATTATATCAGTACAACTCGCAATGGAAAAAACAACAAAGAGCAAAAGATAAGAAAAAGCAGAGTCTTGAGCAGCAAGGAATCGCCTTGGAAAATAGGTAG
- a CDS encoding ATP-dependent Clp protease ATP-binding subunit — MDKISDAVSEALEKAFELAKSAKNSYVSENHFLKCLLENTESLFYLIIKDIHSNPKLLISAVDQALSLEPSVVEGDAMPKPSPGLQSLLLDAKHEAKDLGDEYLSGDHVLLAFWKSNKEPFASWKKTVKISLDDLKKLIINTRRGNRMDSPSAENNLRGLEKYCKNLTLLAKEGKLDPVIGRDEEIRRTVQVLSRRTKNNPMLIGEPGVGKTAIAEGLALRIVQGDIPESLKGKQLYVLDMGALIAGAKYRGEFEERLKSVLKDLESVDGESILFIDEVHTLVGAGATDGAMDAANLLKPALARGTLHCIGATTLNEYQKYIEKDAALERRFQPIFVTEPSLEDAVFILRGLREKYEIFHGVRITEGALNAAVLLSYRYIPDRFLPDKAIDLIDEAASLIRMQIGSLPLPIDEKERELAALIVKQEAIKREKAPAYQEEAEAMQQSIEQLKEELAALRLRWDEEKKLIAGLKEKKNSLENMKFSEEEAERVADYNRVAELRYSLIPALEEEIRQDEEALNQRDNRLLQEEVDERLIAQVVANWTGIPIQKMLEGEAEKLLVLEESLEEHVVGQPFAIAAVSDSIRAARVGLSDPQRPLGVFLFLGPTGVGKTELAKALADLLFNKEEAMVRFDMTEYMEKHSVSKLIGSPPGYVGYEEGGSLSEALRRRPYSVVLFDEIEKADKEVFNILLQIFDEGILTDSKKRKVNCKNALFIMTSNIGSQELADYCAKKGSEVSKETILSVVSPTLKKYFSPEFINRIDDILPFVPLNTEDIVKIVGIQMRRVAQRLLERRITLTWDDSVILYLSEQGYDSSFGARPLKRLIQQKVVTLLSKALLKGDIKSDTFIELTMSKDVLLFKKVEG, encoded by the coding sequence ATGGATAAAATATCGGATGCGGTAAGCGAGGCTCTAGAAAAAGCTTTTGAGCTCGCTAAATCAGCAAAAAACTCTTACGTAAGTGAAAACCATTTCCTTAAATGTCTTTTAGAGAATACAGAATCGCTATTTTATTTGATAATTAAGGATATTCACAGCAATCCCAAATTACTCATTTCTGCAGTAGATCAAGCGCTTTCTTTAGAACCTTCAGTTGTTGAAGGAGACGCTATGCCAAAGCCTTCACCAGGATTGCAAAGTCTGTTATTAGATGCGAAGCATGAGGCTAAAGATCTCGGAGATGAATACCTTTCTGGAGATCATGTATTATTAGCTTTTTGGAAATCCAACAAGGAGCCTTTTGCTTCTTGGAAAAAAACAGTAAAAATATCCTTAGACGATCTTAAAAAACTCATTATTAATACAAGGCGTGGCAATCGTATGGACTCTCCTAGTGCGGAAAATAATCTCAGGGGCCTAGAAAAGTATTGTAAGAACCTAACTTTATTGGCGAAGGAAGGGAAGTTGGATCCTGTGATTGGTAGAGATGAAGAAATTCGTCGTACTGTCCAAGTGTTATCTCGAAGAACTAAGAATAATCCCATGCTGATAGGTGAGCCAGGGGTCGGAAAAACAGCAATTGCTGAGGGATTGGCTCTGCGTATTGTTCAGGGGGATATACCAGAAAGCTTAAAAGGCAAACAGCTCTATGTTTTAGATATGGGGGCGTTAATTGCTGGAGCAAAATATCGAGGGGAATTCGAAGAACGATTAAAAAGTGTTCTTAAAGATCTAGAATCTGTTGATGGCGAGAGCATTTTATTTATTGATGAAGTGCATACTCTTGTGGGCGCTGGTGCTACTGATGGAGCTATGGATGCCGCGAATTTATTAAAGCCTGCCTTGGCGCGTGGTACCTTGCATTGTATTGGCGCTACAACTCTCAATGAATATCAAAAGTATATTGAAAAAGATGCCGCTTTAGAAAGGCGTTTCCAGCCTATTTTTGTAACAGAACCTTCTCTAGAAGATGCGGTGTTTATTCTTCGCGGTCTTCGTGAGAAGTATGAAATTTTTCATGGCGTACGTATTACTGAGGGAGCATTAAATGCTGCTGTTCTTCTTTCCTATAGATATATCCCGGATCGTTTTCTTCCCGATAAGGCGATTGATTTAATAGATGAAGCTGCGAGTTTGATTCGCATGCAAATTGGTAGTCTGCCTTTGCCAATTGACGAGAAAGAACGCGAACTCGCAGCTTTGATTGTTAAGCAAGAAGCTATAAAGCGTGAAAAAGCTCCGGCATATCAAGAAGAAGCTGAGGCTATGCAACAGTCTATAGAGCAACTTAAAGAAGAGCTTGCAGCTTTACGATTGCGTTGGGATGAAGAAAAGAAACTCATTGCGGGTCTTAAAGAAAAGAAAAATTCTTTAGAAAATATGAAATTTTCTGAAGAAGAAGCAGAACGTGTTGCGGATTACAATCGTGTTGCAGAGCTACGGTATAGCCTAATTCCTGCTCTTGAAGAAGAAATACGCCAAGATGAAGAAGCTTTAAATCAAAGAGACAATCGTTTGCTTCAAGAAGAGGTGGATGAACGTCTTATTGCTCAAGTAGTGGCGAATTGGACAGGAATTCCTATTCAAAAGATGTTAGAAGGCGAAGCTGAAAAGCTTCTTGTTTTGGAAGAATCTTTGGAAGAGCATGTTGTGGGTCAGCCATTTGCGATAGCAGCAGTTAGTGATTCTATACGCGCTGCACGTGTAGGACTTAGCGATCCGCAACGTCCTTTAGGAGTATTTTTGTTTTTAGGCCCCACGGGAGTAGGAAAAACAGAACTTGCCAAAGCTCTGGCTGATCTTTTGTTTAATAAAGAAGAAGCAATGGTACGTTTTGATATGACTGAATATATGGAAAAACATTCCGTATCCAAATTGATAGGATCTCCTCCAGGTTATGTAGGTTATGAAGAAGGGGGAAGTCTTTCCGAAGCTTTACGCCGACGCCCTTATTCTGTAGTGCTTTTCGATGAAATCGAAAAGGCAGATAAGGAAGTCTTTAATATTCTTCTACAAATTTTTGACGAAGGAATTCTTACAGATAGTAAGAAGCGTAAGGTAAATTGTAAAAACGCTTTATTTATTATGACTTCAAACATAGGTTCTCAAGAACTTGCTGATTACTGCGCAAAGAAAGGTAGTGAGGTAAGTAAAGAGACCATATTATCCGTAGTTTCCCCCACATTAAAAAAATACTTCAGTCCGGAATTCATCAACCGTATTGACGATATCCTTCCTTTTGTTCCTTTAAATACGGAAGATATTGTTAAAATAGTCGGTATTCAAATGCGTAGGGTTGCGCAACGTCTATTAGAAAGACGAATAACGTTAACCTGGGATGATTCTGTCATCCTTTATTTAAGTGAGCAGGGTTATGATAGTTCTTTTGGAGCACGGCCTTTAAAACGGCTAATTCAACAAAAAGTAGTTACGCTATTGTCAAAAGCTCTACTTAAAGGTGATATCAAATCCGATACTTTTATAGAGCTTACGATGTCTAAAGACGTCTTACTATTCAAAAAAGTAGAAGGTTAG
- a CDS encoding ABC transporter ATP-binding protein, whose amino-acid sequence MVEPWISVDRIYKSYCNTEGQGHTVLHGISLQVFPDELLVILGKSGTGKSVLLRHIMGLEIPDSGEVRYSKELTHKGRLKDLTIGMVFQGGALFDFLSVRENVAFGLHAYNERYKVFSRGEINAKVDQALANVGLSYAAEFMPNKLSGGMVKRVALARSLIYSPKLVLYDEPTAGLDPMTSREMTHLIFRLRKEQGIGGIVITHDLTLALTLADRIAIHHEGTIPHVYTKEEFIKTNDVLAKQFLASQ is encoded by the coding sequence ATGGTAGAGCCTTGGATCTCTGTAGATCGTATTTATAAGAGTTATTGCAACACCGAAGGTCAAGGTCATACGGTATTACATGGAATTTCTTTGCAGGTTTTTCCAGACGAACTTCTAGTAATTTTAGGTAAATCTGGGACCGGGAAAAGTGTCCTTCTCCGTCATATCATGGGATTGGAGATTCCTGATTCTGGGGAAGTGCGTTATTCTAAGGAACTTACCCATAAAGGACGTTTAAAAGATCTCACCATTGGTATGGTGTTTCAAGGTGGCGCCCTTTTTGATTTTCTTTCTGTTAGAGAAAATGTTGCCTTCGGTCTTCATGCGTATAATGAACGCTATAAGGTATTTTCTAGAGGTGAGATAAATGCTAAAGTAGATCAAGCTTTAGCGAACGTAGGATTAAGTTATGCTGCAGAGTTTATGCCAAACAAGTTGTCAGGTGGCATGGTCAAGCGCGTCGCTTTGGCACGTTCTTTGATTTATTCTCCTAAACTTGTTCTTTATGACGAGCCTACAGCGGGATTAGATCCCATGACGAGTCGGGAAATGACTCATCTTATTTTCCGTTTGCGCAAGGAACAGGGAATCGGAGGCATTGTGATTACCCATGATCTTACATTAGCTTTAACTCTTGCAGATCGTATCGCTATTCATCACGAGGGAACAATTCCCCATGTCTATACAAAGGAAGAGTTTATAAAGACGAACGATGTGTTGGCAAAGCAATTTCTTGCTAGTCAATAA
- a CDS encoding MlaE family ABC transporter permease — protein MEVKKRSRVFRILCLFPLELGRWMGFICAVIKSFSWKKSLFRSASIQGYDIGVASLPVVMLTGAVTGVVLALQSYYQLGIHGLSCAIGFFVVKSILVEIGPVLTALALSGRVGGAISAFLGTMRMTEQVSAMETLGVNPLAYFALPRIIAGIIAMPALVIAAVWSGIFCGYLLCRYAFQLPAQVYLHMVSGNVFVSDIVMVIVKSLIFGFIITSLACYQGLGKHCRITNVAKVTTAGVVTSYISILFANCVITSFFHVLGY, from the coding sequence ATGGAGGTAAAAAAACGTTCTCGTGTTTTCCGTATACTATGTTTATTTCCTTTGGAATTAGGCAGATGGATGGGTTTTATCTGTGCGGTAATAAAAAGTTTCTCTTGGAAGAAAAGCTTATTTCGTTCTGCAAGTATACAGGGATATGATATCGGTGTTGCCTCTTTGCCTGTGGTTATGCTTACAGGAGCTGTTACAGGAGTGGTTTTAGCTCTACAATCCTATTATCAATTAGGCATTCATGGCTTATCCTGCGCTATAGGATTTTTCGTTGTAAAAAGTATTCTAGTAGAAATAGGCCCTGTTCTTACTGCTCTTGCTCTTTCTGGAAGAGTGGGAGGAGCAATTTCTGCATTTTTAGGAACTATGCGCATGACTGAACAAGTTAGTGCTATGGAAACTTTAGGGGTAAATCCTCTAGCCTATTTTGCATTGCCGAGAATCATTGCAGGGATTATTGCTATGCCTGCTTTGGTAATTGCTGCAGTATGGTCAGGAATTTTTTGTGGATATTTGCTATGTCGTTATGCTTTCCAACTTCCTGCTCAGGTCTATTTACATATGGTATCAGGAAATGTATTTGTATCCGATATTGTAATGGTGATTGTTAAATCTTTAATATTCGGATTTATTATTACGTCTTTAGCATGTTATCAAGGATTGGGGAAGCATTGCCGCATTACAAATGTAGCAAAAGTGACCACAGCAGGAGTTGTTACTTCATATATTTCCATCTTATTTGCTAACTGTGTAATTACATCATTCTTTCACGTTCTAGGTTACTAG